DNA from Chitinophaga pendula:
TGTCCATAATGATCAGATCTGGAGGATCGTTTTTTGCGAGCCATTCCACCGCTTTTTTTACACTATCCAAAATAGCCGATACTTCAATGACCGGCCTTATTTCAGAGAGGAACCTTTGCAGCCTTTCTGCATTAGGTTCTTCGTCTTCCATGATCAATATTTTCTTAATCACTTTCATTTGATAAGAGGTACTGTTACCGTAAAAGTTTCTTTTGTTACTTCCACAACAGGTTTTCTATCGGATAATAATGCATACCTGCCTAAAATATTCTGTAACCCTATGCCTGTAGAGGGTGTCGGCTGAAGCAGCGGTAACAGGACATTAGAGACGACCAGTTCATCATCTTCGGTCGAATATATTTCAACGGTCAGTGGATTACCTTTTTCTGTACTATTATATTTAAGTGCATTTTCAACAAATAGCTGCAACGTAGCGGGAGGTATCTGTAAGCTGAGTTTTGCGTTAGCTATATTGATGTTAAAAACAGCGCCCTCTCCTATCCGGTTTTTAATCAAAAAAAGGTAGGCATGGAGGAATTTAAGTTCTTCCCGCAATGTAATCAGTTTGTTTTTTGAATTAACCAGCAGGTACTTATATACTTTCGCAAAGTTCTCGGTATACGCATGTCCTAATAGCGGATCTTTCAAAATCAACTCTGAAAGTACACTCAGGTTATTGAATACAAAGTGGGGATCTACCTGTAGTTTAAGTGCCTGTAGTTCTGTTTCGGCAGCCAGTTGTCTGCTTTCGGCTGCTTTGATCTTATACTCCGCGGCCTGCATGGCTGCCCTTTTCCAGTTAGTAACCAGATAATGTACCGTGTTGAGTGCTCCCATCATCAACACCAGCAAAACCGTAGCGATCACTAAATACCATGATTGCGTTATTTTACTCTCTGATAATTTCATCTTTGGGTTACCCAGCGTATACAAATAGATAATACCCAGCACAATTATAATTATTAATACTCCAACGATCTGAATGATCGACTGTATGAGCAAACGTATCAGGGGATGCGTTGTCCATGGTATTATTCTATTTAACACCTTATCTATGAAAAATATCAACTCTAAAAAGAATATGCTAAATATCAGGTTAACGAAAACATCAATAATTATCTGGTAAACCGGCACCTCGAAAGCTTTCTTCCACTCAGCGTAAGGCTGCAGCGTAAATACGATCATATACGATCCTACAAAAGCAAATGTAACCAGCCATAGTCGTTTTCTCCAGCTATTCTTCTTGGGGTAAGATATTCCTTCCTGATTATCCACAAATTTATTTTTAGATCAACTTTTGAACATTCATGATATTACGGCGAGTATCATTTCACCCCGCAAAGCTACTAATATTCGAATAAATGTTGCGGGTCACTTTCCTTTGCTGGTGAAGAAATCCGCGGAATTAACGCCTACACAAAAGGGTATGTCAATTCACCTGGGCAGGGCGACCATTCACCCGGGAATTTCGTCAGTTCAGTCAGAAATTCACAAGAGTACATCCCCGCTGCGCCTAATTTTGGCACCACAAAAGAAATTAACATTAAAAATGCAAGTATGATAGTAGCACCTAAAACACCAACTGATCAAAAAA
Protein-coding regions in this window:
- a CDS encoding sensor histidine kinase; amino-acid sequence: MDNQEGISYPKKNSWRKRLWLVTFAFVGSYMIVFTLQPYAEWKKAFEVPVYQIIIDVFVNLIFSIFFLELIFFIDKVLNRIIPWTTHPLIRLLIQSIIQIVGVLIIIIVLGIIYLYTLGNPKMKLSESKITQSWYLVIATVLLVLMMGALNTVHYLVTNWKRAAMQAAEYKIKAAESRQLAAETELQALKLQVDPHFVFNNLSVLSELILKDPLLGHAYTENFAKVYKYLLVNSKNKLITLREELKFLHAYLFLIKNRIGEGAVFNINIANAKLSLQIPPATLQLFVENALKYNSTEKGNPLTVEIYSTEDDELVVSNVLLPLLQPTPSTGIGLQNILGRYALLSDRKPVVEVTKETFTVTVPLIK